A genomic window from Actinomycetaceae bacterium MB13-C1-2 includes:
- a CDS encoding DUF3024 domain-containing protein: protein MSNCLAALHPNWQLYWGRSNRKCRQYNLAPPGPAIQDLLDRVAESKNPVFFD, encoded by the coding sequence ATGTCCAATTGCCTGGCTGCGCTACACCCGAACTGGCAACTCTACTGGGGGCGCAGCAATCGAAAGTGCCGCCAGTACAACCTGGCGCCTCCCGGCCCGGCTATCCAGGACCTGTTGGACCGCGTCGCAGAGAGCAAGAACCCTGTCTTCTTCGACTGA
- a CDS encoding IS256 family transposase → MDLIDKNSEATNRLAKELEDSGALADLFARIDSGEVELTGDGGLIPALIKTALERGLEAEMTSHLGYAAGDRESKEAVGAANSRNGSYPKSVATEVGPIEVSIPRDRDGSFTPRLVPKGSRRLGGLDDMIISLYAGGMTIREIQWHLSQTIGTDLSHETISNITDAVLEAVLEWQKRPLDEFYPVMYLDAIRVKVRDGSHVRSKAAHIAIGVDMDGVKHVLGIWVQNNEGASFWASVCSNLRNRGVADVLIVCCDGLTGLPEAVEATWPETIVQTCVVHLIRASMRFVNYQDRKKVSAALRPIYTAVDADAAAEALSAFAKSDLGAKNPATVSTWQSAWDRFTPFLEFPPELRRVIYTTNAIESLNYQLRKISKNRGQFPNDEAAVKLLWLGICNIEDKRAAERQRDKGKRGKDRKASGRLIQGHVTTNWKQALAQLAVAYPDRVNPHIY, encoded by the coding sequence ATCGATTTGATTGATAAGAACAGTGAGGCAACAAATCGTTTAGCGAAAGAGCTTGAGGATTCTGGGGCTCTGGCTGATTTGTTTGCCCGCATTGATAGCGGTGAAGTGGAACTAACAGGCGATGGCGGTCTCATTCCCGCACTGATCAAGACTGCTTTGGAACGCGGTTTAGAAGCGGAGATGACCTCGCATTTGGGTTACGCTGCGGGCGATCGGGAATCTAAGGAAGCCGTAGGGGCTGCGAACTCAAGGAATGGCTCATACCCTAAGTCAGTTGCCACCGAGGTAGGCCCGATTGAGGTCTCGATACCAAGGGACCGGGATGGTTCTTTCACCCCGCGCCTGGTCCCGAAAGGATCGCGGCGTCTGGGAGGCCTAGATGACATGATCATCAGCCTTTATGCGGGGGGAATGACGATAAGGGAAATCCAGTGGCACCTGAGCCAGACCATTGGCACTGACTTATCCCACGAGACGATCTCGAACATCACTGACGCCGTGTTAGAGGCCGTCCTGGAATGGCAAAAACGGCCCCTGGATGAGTTCTACCCCGTCATGTATCTAGACGCGATCCGCGTGAAAGTCAGGGATGGATCTCATGTGCGTTCTAAAGCCGCTCATATCGCCATTGGCGTTGACATGGACGGTGTCAAACACGTCCTGGGGATCTGGGTTCAAAACAACGAAGGCGCTAGTTTCTGGGCCTCGGTGTGCTCTAATCTGCGTAACCGCGGCGTAGCCGATGTCCTCATTGTTTGTTGTGATGGGCTCACCGGCCTGCCCGAAGCCGTGGAAGCTACCTGGCCTGAAACCATAGTCCAGACCTGCGTGGTGCACCTGATTCGCGCCTCGATGCGGTTCGTGAACTACCAAGACCGTAAAAAGGTCTCCGCAGCGCTTAGACCCATTTACACGGCCGTTGATGCCGACGCCGCGGCCGAAGCACTCAGCGCTTTCGCGAAGAGCGATCTGGGGGCAAAGAACCCCGCGACGGTGAGTACTTGGCAGTCAGCGTGGGACCGGTTCACCCCGTTCCTGGAGTTCCCCCCAGAGCTACGCCGCGTCATTTACACGACCAACGCGATCGAGTCACTGAACTACCAGCTACGCAAAATCAGTAAGAACCGCGGCCAGTTCCCAAACGATGAAGCGGCAGTGAAACTGCTATGGCTTGGGATCTGCAACATCGAAGACAAAAGAGCGGCCGAAAGACAACGAGATAAAGGAAAGAGAGGTAAAGACCGAAAAGCATCAGGAAGACTAATCCAAGGACATGTAACCACCAACTGGAAACAAGCCCTAGCCCAACTCGCAGTCGCCTACCCCGACCGCGTCAACCCCCACATTTACTAA
- a CDS encoding IS110 family transposase produces MRNQEVFILDGGVPEVEFWVGIDTHSETHTVAVLDAAGRTLMTGTYPATKTGYQEVVEGLVCLGRPAQFRVGVEGTNSYGAGLSRTLQTAGFEVFEVLRPARRVRRMDGKSDPIDAVEAARTLMSGRGVSVPKNGVGHAESLRYLHAARDKYVGMMTAISNAVLALVVTAPVSLREKYAQKTTEKTIAALAACRPGMRDHAGTDYHVLSALRSMAQTYGDLKEEAGRLEEQMRVILEDHYRALLAIYGVGVVAAADLAVTAGDNPERIRSEAAFAKLCGACPIPASSGKTNRHRLNRGGDRRANRALHRIALVRMSSHRETRAYVEKQTQRGKGKKEILRQLKRFICREIYRALVKPETIKQPVVGSELRAQREAQGFTRPQVAKILGTWPSRISDIERDRFPALELRGKYHDWLQTNQTQVITLTPEQQKAA; encoded by the coding sequence ATGAGGAATCAGGAAGTATTCATCTTGGACGGTGGTGTCCCTGAAGTGGAGTTCTGGGTGGGAATAGACACTCACAGTGAAACCCACACTGTTGCGGTCCTTGATGCCGCTGGTAGGACCTTGATGACTGGCACGTATCCGGCAACCAAGACTGGATATCAGGAAGTGGTGGAAGGGCTTGTATGCCTGGGGAGACCGGCACAATTTCGGGTTGGTGTGGAAGGGACAAACTCGTATGGAGCGGGGTTGTCTAGAACCCTGCAGACTGCTGGCTTTGAGGTTTTTGAGGTGTTGCGTCCTGCCCGGCGGGTGCGGCGTATGGATGGTAAGTCTGACCCGATTGACGCGGTAGAAGCGGCTCGAACTTTGATGAGTGGCCGAGGGGTGTCGGTCCCGAAAAACGGTGTCGGACACGCTGAATCGCTCAGGTATCTTCATGCCGCTCGCGATAAGTACGTTGGGATGATGACGGCAATATCGAACGCAGTCCTAGCTCTTGTCGTTACCGCGCCCGTGTCTTTGCGTGAGAAATACGCCCAGAAGACCACAGAGAAAACCATTGCAGCTCTTGCCGCTTGTAGGCCCGGCATGAGGGACCATGCTGGTACTGATTATCATGTCCTGTCTGCTTTGAGGTCTATGGCGCAAACATACGGTGACCTCAAAGAAGAAGCTGGCAGGCTTGAGGAACAAATGCGGGTCATCCTTGAGGACCATTACCGTGCCCTGCTGGCTATTTACGGGGTCGGTGTCGTCGCTGCGGCCGACTTGGCTGTCACCGCTGGCGATAACCCTGAGCGGATCCGTTCCGAAGCGGCTTTCGCGAAGCTCTGCGGCGCCTGTCCCATCCCTGCTTCCAGTGGTAAAACTAACCGTCACCGGTTGAATCGGGGCGGGGACCGGCGCGCAAACAGGGCTTTGCATCGAATAGCTCTGGTACGTATGTCATCCCACCGGGAAACACGTGCTTATGTGGAGAAACAGACCCAGCGGGGGAAGGGGAAGAAGGAGATTCTTCGCCAGCTCAAACGCTTTATATGTCGCGAGATCTATCGGGCACTGGTCAAACCCGAGACCATCAAGCAGCCCGTTGTGGGATCGGAACTACGAGCACAACGCGAGGCGCAGGGTTTTACCCGACCCCAGGTCGCTAAAATCCTCGGAACCTGGCCATCTAGGATCAGCGATATCGAAAGAGACAGATTCCCAGCGCTCGAACTTCGCGGCAAATACCACGACTGGCTCCAAACCAACCAAACCCAAGTGATCACGCTCACGCCAGAACAGCAAAAAGCCGCTTGA